From one Musa acuminata AAA Group cultivar baxijiao chromosome BXJ2-6, Cavendish_Baxijiao_AAA, whole genome shotgun sequence genomic stretch:
- the LOC135614406 gene encoding G-type lectin S-receptor-like serine/threonine-protein kinase SD2-5, which translates to MLSAGHHHLLLLLLLAIPPLLRAQLDYPSANLSTIWTNDPSQLSHTVNFIDGSQVRSILLRISPNFFGPTFACGFFCREPCVAFLFAVFAVYTNSGGGITQPTLASPQVVWSANRDRPVGANATLHFTAGGDLVLHDANGTTVWSTGTSGRSVVGMNISVSGNLVLFDQDGKLVWQSFDHPTDSLLLGQTLKEGQRLVANTSMTNWTRGQVYLTVLSDGLYAFVDSTPPQLYYQNKISSNKATKNSTHIKYLNGSLVALSTESNNSYQMISLPSAPSLQFLRFESDGHLKIYDWRDEPSQGWQVIDNLLHLDDCAYPTVCGEYGICSNGQCSCPSGANVSSIYFQSVDDRQSSLGCFPVTPLSCQSMQQHSLLAADNVSYFNYIDSDAAALEGIDEERCKQACLKNCSCKAALFQYAANVSNGYCFLPSQLFSLQNNQPSVSHYNSSAYIKVQMTTASPTPDNSGRNTTPGNKSYSVGVILGIVGAVLAAFLIGGIIIVFVRRRKSTEEEEDDFQQVPGMPTRFAFEELKLATDSFSKKLGQGGFGSVYEGKIGDEKIAVKQLDGVGQGKREFLAEVEIIGSVHHINLVRLIGFCAERSHRLLVYEYMCNGSLDRWIFSKGQRGTLDWQTKRKIVADIAKGLSYLHEECRQRIAHLDIKPQNILLDEKFNAKVSDFGLSKLIDRDQEEVMTRMRGTPGYLAPEWLTSVITEKVDIYSFGVMIVEIVCGRKNLDYSQPEESVHLIGLLQDMIKSNRLEDIIDSRSDEMKLHKKEAIEMIKLAVWCLQGDSNRRPSMSTVVKVLEGARNVETDLDYNFFMNTSIMPRNGDHYDHHLDASPAPSASLLSGPR; encoded by the coding sequence ATGCTGTCGGCcggccaccaccacctcctcctcctcctcctcttggctattcctcctcttcttcgagCACAGTTGGATTACCCGTCCGCCAATCTCTCCACGATATGGACCAACGACCCCTCTCAGCTGTCGCACACCGTCAACTTCATAGACGGCTCCCAGGTCCGCTCCATCCTCCTCCGCATCAGCCCCAACTTCTTCGGGCCCACCTTCGCCTGCGGCTTCTTCTGCAGAGAACCCTGTGTCGCCTTTCTCTTCGCCGTCTTCGCCGTCTACACCAACAGCGGCGGCGGAATCACCCAGCCCACCTTGGCTTCCCCCCAGGTCGTCTGGTCCGCCAACCGAGACCGCCCCGTGGGCGCCAACGCCACACTCCATTTCACCGCAGGCGGCGACTTGGTACTCCACGACGCCAACGGCACCACCGTTTGGTCCACCGGCACCTCAGGCAGGTCCGTTGTCGGCATGAACATATCAGTGTCTGGAAATCTCGTACTTTTCGATCAAGATGGCAAGCTAGTCTGGCAATCCTTCGATCATCCAACGGATTCGTTATTACTCGGGCAGACACTCAAAGAGGGGCAGAGGCTTGTGGCCAACACCTCCATGACCAATTGGACGCGAGGTCAGGTATACCTCACCGTTCTTTCCGATGGCTTGTATGCATTTGTTGATTCTACTCCTCCTCAGCTTTACTACCAGAACAAGATTAGTAGCAATAAAGCAACCAAAAATTCAACGCATATCAAGTACCTCAATGGCAGCCTTGTCGCCCTGTCTACTGAATCGAATAATTCATACCAAATGATTTCATTGCCTTCGGCACCGTCGCTTCAGTTCTTGAGGTTTGAGTCCGACGGGCATCTTAAAATTTATGATTGGAGGGATGAACCGAGCCAGGGATGGCAGGTGATAGATAATCTTCTGCATTTGGATGATTGTGCTTACCCGACTGTCTGCGGGGAGTATGGAATTTGTTCTAATGGACAGTGCAGCTGCCCTAGTGGAGCAAATGTGAGTTCGATCTACTTCCAGTCGGTCGACGATAGGCAATCTAGTCTCGGTTGCTTCCCTGTGACTCCTCTATCTTGCCAATCCATGCAACAACATAGCCTTTTAGCCGCTGACAATGTTTCTTACTTCAATTACATCGACAGTGATGCTGCAGCACTTGAAGGAATCGATGAGGAGCGCTGCAAACAAGCATGCTTGAAGAATTGTTCTTGCAAAGCTGCTCTTTTTCAGTATGCTGCAAATGTTTCAAATGGCTACTGCTTTTTGCCATCACAACTTTTTTCGTTGCAGAACAACCAGCCTTCCGTATCTCACTATAATTCATCTGCATACATTAAGGTGCAGATGACCACTGCATCTCCTACACCTGATAATTCAGGCAGAAACACCACCCCCGGAAATAAGAGCTATAGTGTTGGTGTTATATTAGGCATTGTTGGAGCTGTGCTTGCGGCATTTCTCATAGGAGGCATCATCATTGTGTTTGTTCGAAGAAGAAAGTccacggaggaagaagaggatgactTCCAGCAAGTTCCGGGAATGCCAACACGGTTTGCTTTCGAAGAGCTGAAATTGGCGACGGATAGCTTCTCCAAAAAGCTTGGCCAAGGAGGGTTTGGATCTGTTTACGAGGGGAAGATAGGAGACGAGAAGATTGCAGTGAAACAATTGGATGGAGTCGGCCAAGGGAAGAGAGAATTCTTAGCAGAAGTTGAGATAATTGGTAGTGTTCATCATATCAATCTGGTAAGGCTAATTGGCTTCTGTGCAGAGAGATCACATAGGCTCCTGGTTTATGAATACATGTGCAATGGATCGCTCGATAGGTGGATCTTCAGCAAAGGCCAACGCGGCACTCTCGATTGGCAAACGAAACGCAAGATTGTTGCCGATATAGCTAAGGGATTATCCTATCTTCATGAAGAATGTAGGCAAAGGATtgctcatttggatatcaagcctCAAAACATTCTATTAGATGAAAAATTCAATGCCAAGGTCTCTGATTTTGGACTGTCCAAGCTCATCGACAGGGATCAGGAGGAAGTGATGACCAGAATGAGAGGGACACCGGGGTATCTCGCACCTGAATGGTTAACGTCAGTTATCACTGAAAAGGTCGACATATACAGTTTCGGTGTCATGATCGTTGAAATAGTTTGTGGAAGAAAGAATTTGGACTACTCTCAGCCAGAAGAAAGCGTTCATCTGATCGGTCTCCTGCAAGATATGATCAAATCAAATCGGTTAGAAGACATTATCGACAGTCGTAGTGATGAGATGAAGCTGCACAAGAAGGAAGCCATTGAGATGATCAAGCTAGCAGTATGGTGCTTACAGGGTGACAGCAATAGAAGGCCTTCCATGTCGACCGTGGTAAAGGTTTTGGAAGGTGCAAGGAATGTAGAAACCGATCTGGACTATAATTTTTTCATGAATACTTCCATAATGCCAAGAAACGGGGATCATTATGATCACCATTTGGATGCTTCGCCTGcaccatctgcatcccttttatcAGGTCCAAGATGA